A single Agrococcus sp. ARC_14 DNA region contains:
- a CDS encoding thymidylate synthase — translation MTENTPGSAHPYEELLADVFAHGEHKGDRTGTGTRSVFGRQLRYDLSQGFPLITTKRVHFKSIALELLWFLRGESNVRWLQEQGVTIWDEWADADGELGPVYGVQWRSWPDPDGGSIDQIAQVVESIKTNPSSRRHIVSAWNPADIPDMALAPCHAFFQFDVTDGRLSCQLYQRSADMFLGVPFNIASYALLTHMVAQQTGLEVGDFVWTGGDCHIYDNHVEQVERQLAREPFALPTLRIARTPDSILDYSLDDFEVVGYEHHPGIKAPVAV, via the coding sequence ATGACCGAGAACACGCCCGGGTCCGCGCACCCCTACGAGGAGCTCCTCGCCGACGTCTTCGCCCACGGCGAGCACAAGGGCGACCGCACCGGCACCGGCACGCGGTCGGTCTTCGGCCGCCAGCTGCGCTACGACCTCTCGCAGGGCTTCCCGCTCATCACCACCAAGCGCGTGCACTTCAAGTCGATCGCGCTCGAGCTGCTCTGGTTCCTGCGCGGCGAGTCGAATGTGCGCTGGCTGCAGGAGCAGGGCGTCACCATCTGGGACGAGTGGGCGGATGCCGACGGCGAGCTCGGCCCCGTCTACGGCGTGCAGTGGCGATCCTGGCCCGACCCCGACGGCGGCTCGATCGACCAGATCGCGCAGGTCGTCGAGTCGATCAAGACCAACCCGTCCTCGCGCCGCCACATCGTCTCTGCGTGGAACCCGGCAGACATCCCCGACATGGCGCTCGCGCCCTGCCACGCGTTCTTCCAGTTCGACGTCACCGACGGCCGGCTGTCCTGCCAGCTCTACCAGCGCTCGGCCGACATGTTCCTCGGCGTGCCCTTCAACATCGCCAGCTACGCCCTGCTGACCCACATGGTGGCGCAGCAGACGGGCCTCGAGGTGGGTGACTTCGTCTGGACGGGCGGCGACTGCCACATCTACGACAACCACGTCGAGCAGGTCGAGCGGCAGCTCGCGCGCGAGCCCTTCGCGCTCCCGACGCTGCGCATCGCCCGCACGCCCGACAGCATCCTCGACTACAGCCTCGACGACTTCGAGGTCGTCGGCTA